A genome region from Euphorbia lathyris chromosome 4, ddEupLath1.1, whole genome shotgun sequence includes the following:
- the LOC136227824 gene encoding small ribosomal subunit protein eS19x — protein sequence MATAKTVKDVSPHEFVKAYAAHLKRSGKIELPPWTDIVKTGTLKELAPYDPDWYYVRAASMARKIYLRGGLGVGAFRRIYGGSKRNGSRPPHFGKSSGAIARHILQQLQITNIVDIDPKGGRRITSSGQRDLDQVAGRIVVAP from the exons ATGGCCACCGCTAAGACTGTCAAGGATGTGTCGCCGCACGAGTTCGTCAAGGCTTATGCTGCTCACCTTAAACGATCTGGCAAG ATTGAGTTGCCACCCTGGACCGACATTGTGAAGACCGGAACGCTTAAGGAGCTTGCACCTTATGACCCTGACTGGTACTATGTTAGAGCTG CCTCAATGGCAAGAAAGATTTACTTGAGGGGAGGTCTTGGTGTGGGAGCTTTCCGTAGAATTTACGGTGGGAGCAAGAGGAACGGTAGCAGACCACCTCATTTCGGCAAGAGCAGTGGAGCCATTGCTCGCCACATTCTGCAGCAATTGCAGATCACGAACATTGTTGACATTGACCCGAAAGG TGGAAGGAGAATCACTTCAAGCGGTCAAAGGGATCTTGATCAAGTAGCTGGGCGTATTGTGGTTGCTCCTTGA